One window from the genome of Acanthochromis polyacanthus isolate Apoly-LR-REF ecotype Palm Island chromosome 21, KAUST_Apoly_ChrSc, whole genome shotgun sequence encodes:
- the LOC110967352 gene encoding zinc finger protein 358-like has translation MTKLQLLSSYLTERLTAVVKEILAVVEDTVTEYREETARTRRENESLRRQLRDILLLEAETEWLRSTRSGLGFVAPEQRPDDPERHRSEEPDSTLNQPRQHVGTKLTPEQLLPVHSDAPPGPVQLPVDQNPAEPWEPVVKADPPPALPSHSVLKPPVEAPVLREEPRVKAEPQEFKVSESDCRTVSAPVEDFRIQTDADRTTVVVQRLEQPEVQRSRTSSQEAPEEITAAAFIPELVHRCPRCGEAFGQAASLRLHLEQKRKTYACDWCCKSFAQSADLRRHLRTHTGERPHRCTFCSKSFSQRGNLRRHLRIHTGERPYSCPFCCRTFSDGDTMKKHKRTHSGEKPFRCAQCNKTFSSAGGLQIHLKKDMCFVASA, from the exons ATGAccaagctgcagctgctgagcTCCTACCTGACGGAGCGGCTGACCGCGGTGGTGAAGGAGATCCTGGCCGTGGTGGAGGACACCGTCACAGAGTACCGAGAGGAGACGGCCAGGACCCGGCGGGAGAACGAGAGCCTGCGGAGGCAACTGCGGGATATCCTGCTGCTGGAGGCCGAGACCGAGTGGCTGA GGTCGACCCGATCCGGTCTTGGTTTTGTGGCTCCGGAGCAGCGGCCCGATGATCCGGAGAGGCACCGATCCGAGGAGCCGGACTCCACCTTGAACCAACCCAGACAGCATGTTGGCACAAAACTGACACCTGAGCAGCTGCTGCCGGTTCACAGCGATGCTCCTCCAGGACCGGTTCAGCTGCCGGTGGACCAGAACCCGGCAGAGCCCTGGGAGCCGGTTGTGAAGGCCGACCCTCCTCCAGCGCTGCCGTCCCACTCGGTCCTGAAGCCTCCTGTAGAAGCTCCGGTTCTGAGGGAGGAACCGCGGGTCAAAGCAGAACCTCAGGAGTTCAAGGTGAGCGAGTCAGACTGTCGGACAGTGAGCGCTCCGGTGGAGGACTTCAGGATCCAGACGGACGCAGACCGGACAACGGTGGTGGTGCAGCGTCTGGAGCAACCGGAAGTTCAGCGCAGCAGGACTTCCTCTCAGGAGGCACCTGAAGAGATCACAGCCGCCGCCTTCATCCCTGAACTCGTCCACCGCTGCCCTCGCTGTGGCGAAGCCTTCGGTCAGGCCGCCTCGCTGCGCCTCCACTTGGAGCAGAAGAGGAAGACGTACGCCTGCGACTGGTGCTGCAAGTCCTTCGCCCAGTCGGCCGACCTGCGACGCCACCTGCGGACGCACACCGGCGAGCGGCCGCATCGCTGCACCTTCTGCTCCAAGAGCTTCAGCCAGCGAGGAAACCTGCGGCGACACCTGCGCATCCACACAGGGGAGCGTCCGTACAGCTGCCCGTTCTGCTGCCGAACCTTCAGCGACGGTGACACCATGAAGAAGCACAAACGTACGCATTCTGGCGAGAAGCCGTTCCGCTGCGCTCAGTGCAACAAGACGTTCAGCAGCGCCGGCGGCCTGCAGATACACCTGAAGAAGGACATGTGCTTCGTGGCCAGCGCCTGA
- the LOC110967350 gene encoding proline-rich transmembrane protein 2 produces MATSPSAPQQPSSMEEPQQPDQPTSTQPNGEAAASAVTSQPTSGEQQTPPTTTDAPESKQTEMDHLTVISDPMETSNGVVPAMADLSPTASSVSPKLHAKPGGHANGRPRLGSRSGSVAAGSPRPSLTRQPSAITEGAVDGSKPRDYLILAILSCFCPLWPINIVALTFSVMSRNSLQQGNIDGARRLGRNAMVLSVVSILGGIAIIAAAIALNWGLILKS; encoded by the exons ATGGCCACCAGTCCCAGCGCCCCCCAGCAGCCCAGCAGCATGGAGGAGCCCCAGCAGCCAGATCAGCCAACTAGCACGCAGCCGAACGGAGAAGCTGCTGCCTCAGCCGTGACCTCACAGCCGACCAGCGGCGAGCAACAAACCCCACCCACGACAACGGATGCTCCGGAGagcaaacaaacagagatgGACCACCTGACAGTGATCAGTGACCCCATGGAGACCA GTAACGGCGTCGTCCCGGCGATGGCCGACTTGTCCCCCACAGCGTCCTCTGTGTCGCCCAAGCTGCATGCTAAGCCGGGCGGACATGCTAACGGCCGGCCTCGCTTGGGCAGTCGGTCCGGCTCGGTGGCGGCGGGCTCCCCGAGGCCGTCGCTCACCCGCCAGCCCAGCGCCATCACAGAGGGCGCTGTGGACGGATCCAAGCCCAGGGACTACCTGATCCTCGCCATCCTGTCCTGCTTCTGCCCACTGTGGCCCATCAACATCGTAGCGCTCACCTTCTCCGTGATG TCCCGAAACAGCCTGCAGCAAGGCAACATAGATGGAGCTCGCCGTTTAGGCCGCAATGCGATGGTACTGTCTGTCGTCTCCATTTTAGGAGGAATCGCCATCATTGCTGCCGCCATCGCCCTCAACTGGGGAT tgattttaaaatcctga